The Rana temporaria chromosome 4, aRanTem1.1, whole genome shotgun sequence genome contains a region encoding:
- the POU3F2 gene encoding POU domain, class 3, transcription factor 2: MATTASNHYNLLSSGSSIVHSEPGGMQQASGYRDAGTLVQSDYTLQSNGHPLSHAHQWITALSHGDGSPWSTSPLGQQDIKPSVQPSREEHLQHQGRAPHLVHPAHGNHHSAGAWRTTTSAHLPSMASTNGQGLLYSQPSFTVNGMINPVSGQSMHHHGLRDAHEEHHSDHGHQQPPQQHQLQQQQQQDSQHQGHHEHSDEDTPTSDDLEQFAKQFKQRRIKLGFTQADVGLALGTLYGNVFSQTTICRFEALQLSFKNMCKLKPLLNKWLEEADSSSGSPTSIDKIAAQGRKRKKRTSIEVSVKGALESHFLKCPKPAAQEITSLADSLQLEKEVVRVWFCNRRQKEKRMTPPGGTIPGAEDVYGGSRDTPPHLGVQTPVQ; this comes from the coding sequence ATGGCGACCACAGCGTCTAACCACTACAACCTGCTGAGCTCCGGCTCGTCCATCGTGCACAGCGAGCCCGGTGGCATGCAGCAGGCTTCGGGATACAGGGATGCTGGCACTCTGGTCCAGAGCGACTACACGCTGCAGAGTAACGGCCACCCCCTGAGCCATGCACACCAATGGATCACGGCTCTATCTCACGGGGATGGATCGCCCTGGTCCACCAGCCCCTTGGGCCAGCAGGACATCAAACCCAGCGTTCAGCCCAGCAGAGAGGAGCACCTTCAGCACCAAGGGAGAGCTCCTCACCTGGTCCATCCAGCCCATGGGAACCACCACAGTGCCGGGGCATGGAGGACCACCACCTCAGCCCACCTGCCCAGCATGGCTTCCACCAACGGCCAGGGACTCCTCTACTCTCAGCCTTCTTTTACAGTCAACGGCATGATCAACCCGGTATCCGGGCAAAGCATGCACCACCACGGCCTGAGGGACGCCCATGAGGAGCACCACAGCGACCACGGCCACCAGCAGCCTCCTCAACAGcatcagctgcaacagcagcagcagcaggactctCAGCACCAGGGACACCACGAGCACTCCGACGAGGACACCCCGACCTCCGACGACCTGGAACAGTTCGCCAAGCAGTTCAAGCAAAGGAGGATCAAACTGGGATTTACGCAGGCCGACGTCGGACTGGCCCTGGGCACCCTGTATGGCAATGTTTTCTCCCAGACCACCATCTGCAGGTTTGAGGCCCTGCAACTCAGCTTTAAGAACATGTGCAAGCTCAAGCCTTTGTTGAACAAGTGGCTGGAAGAGGCGGACTCGTCTTCTGGAAGCCCCACCAGCATAGACAAGATAGCAGCTCAGgggaggaaaaggaaaaagaggaCCTCCATTGAGGTCAGCGTCAAGGGGGCCTTGGAAAGTCATTTCCTCAAGTGTCCCAAGCCAGCTGCCCAGGAGATCACCTCGCTGGCGGACAGTCTACAGCTAGAAAAGGAGGTGGTCAGAGTTTGGTTTTGTAACAGGAGACAGAAAGAGAAAAGGATGACCCCACCAGGAGGGACTATCCCAGGGGCAGAGGATGTATATGGGGGGAGCAGAGACACACCACCACATCTTGGGGTTCAGACTCCTGTCCAGTGA